A single window of Calditrichota bacterium DNA harbors:
- a CDS encoding FAD-binding protein: MDKKIVKRLKKIFGKKHVMHEESDLLLYQYDASLDRSLPDAVVFAQNREQVAAVARLCFEERIPLIPRGAGSNLSGGTIPIMGGIILQLSLMNRILEIDTENQCAVVEPGVYNLALQQALAPYGFYYAPDPASQRVSTIGGNIAENAGGPHCVKYGVTSNHVLGVEMVTAEGEILNIGGKAEFIPGYDLLGTVIGSEGTLGIITKAIVKILPLPEETRTMLAVFQNMTKAANAVTEIMGRGIIPATLEMMDKPIIETVEKIHHLGYPADAEAILLLELDGPSAGMNEQEKEITEICRSSGATSVEIAKDGQERDALWQGRRLSFGSLTMLQPSIMIADGTVPRSRVPQVLEKVMEICQKYDLKVGNVFHAGDGNLHPFIIFDERNEAQKERVMKANEEILRVCVEADGTLSGEHGIGLEKKSAMRLLFSDVDISAMMDVKNGFDEKMILNPGKIFPSIEVDNL; encoded by the coding sequence ATGGATAAAAAAATTGTCAAACGTTTGAAAAAAATTTTTGGCAAAAAACACGTGATGCATGAGGAGAGCGATCTGCTTCTCTATCAATACGATGCATCACTGGATCGTTCCCTCCCCGACGCAGTCGTATTTGCACAAAATCGCGAGCAAGTTGCCGCAGTAGCGCGCCTCTGTTTTGAGGAGCGAATTCCTCTGATCCCGCGCGGCGCCGGCAGCAATTTGAGCGGCGGCACGATTCCGATCATGGGCGGAATTATTCTTCAGCTTTCGCTCATGAATCGAATTTTAGAAATCGATACGGAAAATCAATGCGCCGTGGTGGAACCAGGCGTTTACAATTTAGCCTTGCAGCAAGCGCTGGCGCCTTACGGATTTTATTACGCGCCTGATCCTGCGAGCCAACGCGTTTCCACTATTGGCGGTAATATTGCAGAAAACGCCGGTGGCCCTCATTGCGTAAAATACGGCGTGACCAGCAATCATGTTTTGGGCGTGGAAATGGTCACTGCCGAAGGGGAAATTTTAAATATTGGCGGCAAGGCGGAATTTATTCCAGGCTACGATTTGCTGGGCACTGTGATTGGCTCTGAAGGCACGCTGGGCATCATCACTAAAGCCATCGTGAAAATCCTTCCCCTGCCGGAAGAAACGCGTACCATGCTGGCGGTCTTTCAAAACATGACTAAAGCCGCGAACGCTGTCACGGAAATTATGGGGAGAGGAATTATTCCGGCAACGCTGGAGATGATGGACAAACCGATCATCGAAACGGTCGAAAAAATCCACCATCTCGGTTATCCGGCGGATGCCGAGGCAATTTTGCTGCTGGAACTGGATGGTCCCAGCGCCGGAATGAATGAGCAGGAAAAAGAAATCACGGAAATTTGCCGCAGTTCCGGCGCGACTTCGGTAGAAATTGCCAAAGACGGACAGGAACGAGACGCGCTCTGGCAAGGGCGCAGACTTTCTTTCGGCTCGCTGACCATGTTGCAGCCGTCCATCATGATCGCCGACGGCACAGTTCCGCGCAGTCGCGTACCGCAAGTGCTGGAAAAAGTGATGGAAATTTGCCAAAAATATGATTTGAAAGTAGGCAATGTTTTTCACGCCGGCGACGGCAATCTGCATCCGTTCATCATTTTTGACGAGAGAAATGAGGCTCAAAAAGAAAGAGTCATGAAAGCGAACGAAGAAATTTTGCGCGTCTGCGTGGAAGCTGACGGCACGCTCAGCGGCGAGCACGGCATCGGATTAGAAAAAAAATCTGCCATGCGTTTGCTTTTCTCCGACGTGGACATTTCCGCCATGATGGACGTGAAAAATGGTTTTGACGAAAAAATGATCTTGAACCCCGGAAAAATTTTTCCCTCGATTGAAGTAGATAATTTGTAA